Proteins from a genomic interval of Clostridium cochlearium:
- the ilvA gene encoding threonine ammonia-lyase — protein sequence MKLRLDDVKQAQNNIKEVVRRTPLVYSSTFTKLTGYNVYIKCENKQKTGAFKLRGAYNKIVSLSEEERKKGVIASSAGNHAQGVAYAASAFGINSTIVMPATAPLAKVNATKGYGANVIQCGEVYDECYIKALQTQKENGYTFIHPFDDEQVIAGQGTIGLEILEDIDNVDAIVVPVGGGGLISGIALAAKSIKPSVKIIGVQPSIIASSKESLDKGKIVTLPGVKSLADGISVSTPGKITFEYMSKYVDDIVTVSEDEIAYSVFCLLERGKLLAEGAGAAAMAAILSDKINIKGKNIVSLISGGNIDIATVSKIIDRELIRLKRRLRFLVEIKDRVGQLSGIINEIVSMGGNVVKLRQDTNWNKKGLDYVNVMFEIELQTVEQSKELIDNLTKKGYRLEILS from the coding sequence ATGAAATTAAGACTTGATGATGTAAAACAGGCACAAAATAATATTAAAGAGGTTGTAAGAAGGACACCACTAGTGTATTCATCAACTTTTACAAAATTGACTGGATATAATGTTTATATTAAGTGTGAAAATAAACAAAAGACAGGTGCTTTTAAATTAAGAGGAGCTTATAATAAAATAGTAAGTCTTAGTGAAGAAGAAAGAAAAAAAGGAGTTATAGCATCGTCAGCAGGTAATCATGCACAAGGTGTTGCCTATGCAGCATCTGCTTTTGGTATAAATTCTACTATAGTTATGCCAGCAACAGCACCATTAGCTAAAGTAAATGCTACAAAAGGATATGGTGCTAATGTAATTCAATGTGGAGAAGTATATGATGAATGCTATATAAAAGCATTGCAAACACAAAAAGAAAATGGATATACATTTATACATCCCTTTGATGATGAGCAGGTTATAGCAGGACAGGGAACTATAGGATTGGAAATACTAGAAGATATAGATAATGTAGATGCTATAGTAGTACCAGTAGGTGGAGGCGGTTTAATATCGGGAATAGCACTAGCGGCAAAGTCTATTAAACCAAGTGTTAAAATAATAGGAGTGCAACCATCTATTATAGCTTCCTCAAAAGAATCCTTAGATAAGGGGAAAATTGTAACATTACCTGGAGTTAAATCATTGGCAGATGGTATATCTGTTAGTACTCCAGGAAAAATAACATTTGAATATATGAGTAAATATGTAGATGACATAGTAACTGTTTCAGAAGATGAAATTGCATACAGTGTATTTTGTTTATTAGAAAGAGGAAAACTTTTAGCAGAAGGTGCTGGGGCAGCTGCTATGGCAGCTATACTAAGCGACAAAATAAATATAAAGGGTAAAAATATAGTCTCACTTATAAGTGGAGGAAATATTGATATAGCAACGGTTTCTAAGATAATAGATAGAGAACTTATAAGACTTAAAAGAAGATTAAGATTTTTAGTAGAAATTAAAGATAGGGTAGGGCAATTAAGCGGTATAATTAATGAGATAGTATCTATGGGAGGTAATGTAGTAAAATTAAGACAAGATACTAATTGGAATAAAAAAGGATTGGACTATGTAAATGTTATGTTTGAAATCGAACTTCAGACAGTAGAACAGTCAAAAGAACTTATAGATAATTTAACAAAAAAAGGATATAGATTAGAAATATTATCATAG